A window of the Kosakonia sp. BYX6 genome harbors these coding sequences:
- a CDS encoding organic hydroperoxide resistance protein, producing the protein MSLEKVVYTAKAKATGGRDGRATSSDGVLDVKLGVPKEMGGAGGEVTNPEQLFAAGYSACFLGAMKFVAGRDKFTLPKDAFIEGEVGIGPLPTGFGIEAKLNIHLPGMDAAEAKKLVDAAHIVCPYSNATRGNIDVTLNIIA; encoded by the coding sequence ATGTCTTTAGAAAAAGTTGTTTACACTGCCAAAGCCAAAGCGACCGGGGGCCGTGACGGCCGTGCAACCTCTTCCGACGGCGTACTGGACGTCAAACTGGGTGTGCCAAAAGAGATGGGCGGCGCAGGCGGTGAAGTGACCAACCCGGAACAACTGTTCGCAGCGGGTTACTCCGCGTGTTTCCTGGGTGCGATGAAATTTGTGGCCGGTCGCGACAAATTTACCCTGCCAAAAGACGCATTTATCGAAGGTGAAGTCGGTATCGGTCCGTTACCGACTGGCTTTGGTATCGAAGCCAAACTGAACATTCACCTGCCAGGAATGGACGCCGCTGAAGCCAAAAAACTGGTCGACGCCGCGCACATCGTTTGCCCTTATTCCAATGCCACTCGTGGCAATATCGACGTTACGCTCAATATCATCGCGTAA
- the dnaT gene encoding primosomal protein DnaT has product MSSRILTSNVIGIDEFVRDHASVLARTEGGAVAVFANNSPAFYAITPQRLEQLLALEERLARPASDISLDAQFYEEPTAAPVNVPMGKFAMYAGWQPDADFQRLAAMWGIALTQPATPEELASFVAYWQAEGKVFHHVQWQQKLARSLQIGRSSQNSAAKRDINALSEPDNQIPPGFRG; this is encoded by the coding sequence ATGTCTTCCAGAATCCTGACGTCGAATGTCATCGGCATTGATGAATTTGTGCGCGATCACGCCAGCGTACTGGCTCGTACGGAAGGCGGTGCCGTCGCCGTTTTTGCTAATAACAGCCCCGCGTTTTACGCCATCACACCGCAGCGCCTGGAACAACTGCTGGCTCTTGAAGAGCGTCTGGCGCGCCCGGCGAGCGATATCTCCCTTGATGCGCAATTTTATGAAGAACCCACCGCCGCGCCGGTTAATGTTCCAATGGGCAAATTTGCCATGTACGCGGGTTGGCAACCGGATGCCGATTTTCAGCGGCTGGCCGCGATGTGGGGCATTGCGTTAACGCAACCGGCAACCCCAGAAGAGCTGGCTTCGTTTGTTGCTTACTGGCAGGCAGAAGGGAAAGTGTTCCATCACGTGCAATGGCAGCAAAAGCTGGCGCGCAGCCTGCAAATCGGGCGCTCCAGCCAGAACAGCGCGGCGAAACGCGATATCAACGCGCTTTCCGAACCAGACAATCAAATCCCACCAGGCTTTAGAGGATAA
- the dnaC gene encoding DNA replication protein DnaC yields the protein MKNVGELMKRLQKMIPANVEPAFKTGEELMAWQKQQGELRSAALERENRAMKMQRTFNRSGIRPLHQNCSFDNYRVETEGQMRALSQARQYVEEFDGNIASFIFSGKPGTGKNHLAAAICNELLLRGKSVLIITVADIMSAMKETFGNRESSEEQLLNDLSSVDLLVIDEIGMQTESRYEKVIINQIVDRRSSSKRPTGMLTNSNLEEMNKLLGERVMDRMRLGNSLWVIFNWDSYRSRVTGKEY from the coding sequence ATGAAAAACGTCGGCGAATTGATGAAGCGGCTGCAAAAAATGATCCCTGCCAACGTCGAGCCCGCGTTTAAAACGGGCGAAGAGTTAATGGCCTGGCAGAAGCAACAGGGTGAACTGCGTTCGGCGGCGCTCGAGCGCGAAAACCGCGCCATGAAAATGCAGCGCACCTTTAATCGCTCCGGCATTCGTCCTCTGCACCAAAACTGCTCGTTCGATAATTATCGTGTCGAGACGGAAGGCCAAATGCGCGCCCTCAGCCAAGCGCGGCAATATGTCGAAGAGTTCGACGGCAATATCGCCAGCTTTATCTTCTCGGGCAAACCGGGAACCGGTAAAAATCACCTCGCGGCGGCCATTTGTAATGAGCTGTTATTGCGCGGTAAATCGGTGCTGATCATCACCGTGGCCGACATTATGTCTGCAATGAAAGAGACCTTTGGTAACCGGGAAAGCAGCGAAGAGCAATTGCTGAATGACTTAAGCAGCGTTGATTTGCTGGTGATCGATGAAATCGGCATGCAAACCGAGTCGCGCTACGAAAAAGTGATTATCAATCAGATTGTTGACCGCCGATCTTCCTCCAAGCGCCCCACCGGCATGCTGACTAACAGTAACCTGGAAGAGATGAACAAGCTGCTCGGCGAACGCGTGATGGACAGGATGCGCCTCGGCAACAGTTTGTGGGTGATCTTCAACTGGGACAGCTACCGCAGCCGCGTCACCGGCAAAGAGTATTGA
- a CDS encoding DUF2501 domain-containing protein: MKFAQRLLCTAALSSAMLTSFAHAASWQDSLSSAASQLSQNQSSSQQGGLSLSSLGGLLNGGNQALSADTMNNAAGVMSWCAKNKLSSLTNTENVKNQVLDKLGLGATEQKEDTNYLEGIQGMLNTKNGEQLNLSNIGSTPLAEKVKSKACDIVLKQGVNFLS, translated from the coding sequence ATGAAATTCGCCCAACGCCTGCTTTGCACCGCTGCACTGAGCAGCGCGATGCTCACCAGTTTCGCCCACGCCGCATCCTGGCAAGATTCGCTCTCCAGTGCTGCCAGCCAACTCAGCCAGAACCAATCATCATCACAACAAGGCGGGCTATCGCTCTCTTCCCTTGGCGGTCTGCTTAACGGCGGCAATCAGGCGCTCAGCGCCGATACCATGAACAACGCCGCAGGTGTGATGAGCTGGTGCGCTAAAAATAAACTCTCGTCTTTGACCAACACGGAAAATGTGAAAAACCAGGTGCTGGATAAATTAGGCCTCGGCGCAACCGAGCAAAAAGAGGACACCAACTATCTGGAAGGGATTCAGGGAATGCTGAACACCAAAAATGGTGAACAGTTAAATTTGAGCAATATCGGTAGCACGCCGCTGGCGGAAAAAGTGAAATCGAAAGCTTGCGATATCGTCCTGAAACAGGGCGTCAACTTCCTCTCCTGA